From Rhizobium sp. TH2, one genomic window encodes:
- a CDS encoding sugar ABC transporter ATP-binding protein: MFKLSKIEKSFPGVHALKGVDFEIRKGEIVGLVGENGAGKSTLMKVMYGAYVPESGDISLDGKSVRFANPRDAQDKGVGMVFQEQSLISNLTVMENIFLGYEAPFVRFGLVNWKKMAAAARKQLDKVKLDIDPATITSELSFAQRQLVELAKVLSVEERVHGDLVILLDEPTSVLAPEEVEMLFQLVRDLKSRASFIFVSHRMDEIIKLSDRIYVMKDGEVVSVVNSADAVVEDIQRKMVGRDVDAEYYREARQLAYQPGQPLLEVQGISRALSYNNISFDLHPGEVLALVGTEGSGTEEIMRTIFGMVKPHLGKIRVGGQPFDSFSPANAVEHGIAYVPRERKVEGIAAGMNVYENITLPQLGKYSSFGLLRSGEERVLAKDWIKKLSIKASSEDADCGRLSGGNQQKVVLAKWRSAGSKIVILDHPTRGLDIGAKEDVYEMVRDMCADGCGVILAADTLEEAIGLSHTILVIKDGRIQERFEGRPGAKPTLFDLVHHMV; this comes from the coding sequence ATGTTCAAGCTCTCCAAGATCGAAAAGTCCTTTCCAGGCGTGCATGCGCTGAAAGGCGTCGATTTCGAAATCCGAAAGGGCGAGATCGTCGGGCTGGTCGGCGAAAACGGCGCCGGCAAATCGACGCTGATGAAGGTCATGTACGGTGCCTATGTGCCGGAATCCGGCGACATCTCGCTCGATGGCAAGTCCGTGCGCTTTGCCAATCCGCGCGATGCCCAGGACAAGGGCGTCGGCATGGTCTTCCAGGAACAGTCGCTGATTTCCAACCTGACGGTGATGGAGAATATCTTCCTCGGCTACGAGGCGCCATTCGTACGCTTCGGGCTGGTCAACTGGAAGAAAATGGCCGCCGCCGCGCGCAAGCAACTCGATAAGGTCAAGCTGGATATCGATCCTGCGACGATCACGTCGGAACTGTCCTTCGCCCAGCGCCAGCTTGTCGAGCTTGCGAAAGTGCTCTCGGTCGAAGAGCGAGTCCACGGTGATCTGGTCATCCTTCTGGACGAACCCACCTCAGTCCTGGCGCCTGAAGAAGTCGAGATGCTGTTCCAGCTGGTGCGCGATCTCAAGTCCCGCGCCTCCTTCATCTTCGTCTCGCACCGCATGGATGAGATCATCAAGCTGAGCGACCGCATCTACGTGATGAAGGATGGCGAGGTTGTCAGCGTTGTCAACTCGGCCGATGCCGTTGTCGAGGACATCCAGCGGAAGATGGTCGGCCGCGATGTCGACGCCGAATACTATCGCGAGGCGCGCCAGCTCGCTTATCAGCCGGGGCAGCCCTTGCTTGAAGTGCAGGGCATTTCCCGCGCACTGAGCTACAACAACATCTCCTTCGACCTCCACCCCGGCGAAGTGCTGGCGCTGGTCGGCACCGAGGGCTCCGGCACCGAAGAGATCATGCGGACCATTTTCGGCATGGTCAAACCGCATCTCGGCAAGATCCGGGTCGGCGGGCAGCCCTTCGACAGTTTCTCGCCGGCCAACGCGGTCGAGCACGGCATCGCCTATGTGCCGCGCGAGCGGAAGGTCGAGGGCATTGCCGCCGGCATGAACGTCTATGAGAACATCACGCTGCCCCAGCTCGGCAAATATTCGAGCTTCGGCCTGCTGCGCAGCGGCGAAGAGCGCGTGCTGGCCAAGGACTGGATCAAGAAGCTTTCGATCAAGGCCTCGTCGGAGGATGCGGATTGCGGCCGCCTGTCCGGCGGCAACCAGCAGAAGGTCGTGCTCGCCAAATGGCGGAGTGCCGGTTCGAAGATCGTCATCCTCGATCATCCGACACGCGGCCTCGATATCGGCGCCAAGGAAGATGTCTATGAGATGGTGCGCGACATGTGCGCCGATGGCTGCGGCGTGATCCTCGCCGCCGATACCTTGGAAGAGGCGATCGGCCTGTCGCACACCATTCTTGTTATCAAGGACGGCCGCATCCAGGAACGGTTCGAAGGCAGACCCGGCGCCAAGCCGACGCTCTTCGACCTCGTCCACCACATGGTTTGA
- a CDS encoding zinc-binding dehydrogenase has product MQSMKAAVLVEPHTFEVRDVSVPAIGPSDALIKVERCGICGTDMHMFNGHYAADKLPIIPGHEFSGTIAALGGEVTHLKTGMRVVADINIGCGNCFYCRRNEILNCTEMRQVGISRDGGFAEYVSVPARLVIAAAPDAEFDLLALVEPVACVVRAARKADVRFGQSVVIIGAGPIGNLHIQMMRLVGAAPIIVVEPSLQRAEMARQAGADAVVTDPVTARDTVLAMTGGRGADVVIESVGLPKLYQQALTLIRPGGHIAAFGIAGVADTLPLPLLDTVLREYSIKGSVAGMGEDMHDALTLLTHGRFDLRAFRGVSYRLADIQQAFEDLPKRPDALKIQIEIGQ; this is encoded by the coding sequence ATGCAGAGCATGAAGGCTGCGGTTCTCGTCGAGCCGCACACGTTTGAGGTTCGCGACGTGTCGGTGCCAGCCATCGGACCATCGGACGCGTTGATCAAGGTCGAACGCTGCGGCATTTGCGGCACCGACATGCACATGTTCAACGGGCATTACGCGGCTGACAAGCTGCCGATCATTCCAGGTCATGAATTCTCCGGCACGATCGCCGCACTCGGGGGCGAGGTCACGCATCTCAAGACCGGCATGCGTGTCGTCGCCGATATCAATATCGGCTGCGGCAACTGTTTCTATTGCCGTCGCAACGAAATCCTCAACTGCACCGAGATGCGCCAGGTCGGCATATCGCGCGATGGCGGCTTCGCCGAGTATGTGTCGGTGCCGGCTAGGCTAGTCATCGCTGCAGCGCCGGACGCTGAATTCGACCTACTAGCACTGGTCGAGCCCGTCGCCTGCGTGGTGCGCGCGGCCCGCAAGGCCGATGTCCGCTTCGGCCAATCGGTCGTCATCATAGGGGCCGGGCCGATCGGCAACCTGCATATCCAGATGATGCGGTTGGTCGGTGCCGCGCCCATCATCGTCGTCGAGCCATCGCTGCAGCGCGCCGAGATGGCCAGGCAGGCGGGTGCCGATGCGGTGGTCACCGACCCGGTCACGGCGAGAGATACGGTGCTGGCGATGACCGGCGGCCGGGGCGCCGATGTTGTGATCGAAAGCGTCGGTCTGCCGAAGCTTTATCAACAGGCGCTGACGCTGATCCGCCCCGGCGGCCATATCGCCGCCTTCGGGATTGCAGGGGTCGCGGACACGCTGCCCTTGCCGCTGCTCGATACCGTGCTCCGCGAATATTCGATCAAGGGCTCCGTCGCCGGAATGGGCGAGGACATGCATGACGCCCTGACATTGCTGACGCATGGGCGCTTCGATCTCAGGGCTTTCAGGGGCGTCAGCTACAGGCTGGCCGATATCCAGCAGGCATTCGAAGATCTGCCAAAGCGCCCCGACGCCCTCAAGATCCAGATCGAGATTGGGCAATGA
- a CDS encoding ABC transporter permease, with amino-acid sequence MNAQKLKPYFPVLTLLALVVLVGGMDPSFLRPANLLIVAADVSALFVMALGLTFVIYIGSIDLSTQSVASMTTVLVTIWLNSFGIGAAVIALAIGAGFGVLSGYASIKTKIPTFIATLAVGGIAYSVARFASGEKGVSMIETERSYYLGWLFGYSGPIPNEIICAGVLLLVALFIERRTVFGRVLKAVGAAEHAAIASGVRVERYKIAAFAICGLLAAFSGLMLSARLSGGSSLAANQFLLPAIVAVLVGGTPLTGGVGGVLNTLIGALIVAVIRTSMVFLNIPADAQQIFFGVVLIIAIALTLDRSKVLTVK; translated from the coding sequence ATGAACGCGCAAAAACTCAAGCCCTATTTTCCCGTGCTCACGCTCTTGGCGCTGGTCGTCCTCGTCGGCGGCATGGATCCGAGTTTTCTCCGTCCGGCCAATCTGTTGATCGTCGCGGCCGACGTTTCGGCGCTGTTCGTCATGGCGCTCGGCCTGACCTTCGTGATCTATATCGGCAGTATCGATCTCTCCACCCAATCGGTCGCCAGCATGACGACGGTGCTGGTGACGATCTGGTTGAACTCGTTCGGCATCGGAGCGGCGGTAATCGCGCTGGCGATCGGTGCCGGATTTGGCGTGCTCTCGGGCTATGCCTCGATCAAGACCAAGATACCGACTTTCATCGCGACCTTGGCGGTGGGCGGCATCGCCTACTCGGTGGCCCGTTTTGCATCGGGCGAGAAGGGCGTGTCGATGATCGAGACCGAGCGCAGCTACTATCTCGGCTGGCTGTTCGGCTACTCTGGTCCCATTCCCAACGAGATCATCTGTGCAGGTGTGCTGCTGCTGGTCGCCCTATTCATCGAACGCAGAACCGTCTTCGGTCGGGTGCTGAAGGCTGTCGGTGCAGCGGAGCACGCAGCCATCGCCTCGGGGGTTCGGGTGGAGCGCTACAAGATTGCGGCGTTTGCCATCTGCGGCCTCCTCGCGGCCTTCTCTGGCCTGATGCTGTCGGCCCGGCTCTCGGGTGGTTCTTCGCTCGCCGCCAACCAGTTCCTGCTGCCAGCCATCGTTGCGGTCCTAGTCGGCGGAACGCCGCTAACCGGCGGCGTCGGTGGCGTGCTCAATACGCTGATCGGCGCGCTGATCGTCGCCGTTATCCGCACCAGCATGGTGTTCCTCAATATTCCCGCAGACGCACAGCAGATATTCTTCGGTGTCGTGCTGATCATCGCCATTGCGCTGACGCTCGACCGCAGCAAGGTCCTGACGGTGAAATGA